From the Macaca thibetana thibetana isolate TM-01 chromosome 12, ASM2454274v1, whole genome shotgun sequence genome, one window contains:
- the LOC126932098 gene encoding LOW QUALITY PROTEIN: heterogeneous nuclear ribonucleoprotein A3-like (The sequence of the model RefSeq protein was modified relative to this genomic sequence to represent the inferred CDS: substituted 1 base at 1 genomic stop codon), with protein sequence MEVKPPPGRPQPDSGRRRRRRGEEGHDPKEPEQLRKLFIGGLSFETTDDSXREHFEKWGTLTDCVVMRDPQTKRSRGFGFVTYSCVEEVDAAMCARPHKVDGRVVEPKRAVSREDSVKPGAHLTVKKIFVGGIKEDTEEYNLRDYFEKYGKIETIEVMEDRQSGKKRGFAFVTFDDHDTVDKIVVQKYHTINGHNCEVKKALSKQEMQSAGSQRGRGGGSGNFMGRGGNFGGGGGNFGRGGNFGGRGGYGGGGGGSRGSYGGGDGGYNGFGGDGGNYGSGPGYSSRGGYGGGGPGYGNQGGGYGGGGGGYDGYNEGGNFGGNYGGGGNYNDFGNYSGQQQSNYGPMKGGSFGGRSSGSPYGGGYGSGGGSGGYGSRRF encoded by the coding sequence ATGGAGGTAAAACCGCCGCCCGGTCGCCCCCAGCCCGACTCCGGCCGTCGCCGTCGCCGCCGGGGGGAGGAGGGCCATGATCCAAAGGAACCAGAGCAGTTGAGAAAACTGTTTATTGGTGGTCTGAGCTTTGAAACTACAGATGATAGTTGAAGagaacattttgagaaatggGGCACACTCACAGATTGTGTGGTAATGAGAGACCCCCAAACAAAACGTTCCAGGGGCTTTGGTTTTGTGACTTATTCTTGTGTTGAAGAGGTGGATGCAGCAATGTGTGCTCGACCACACAAGGTTGATGGGCGTGTAGTGGAACCAAAGAGAGCTGTTTCTAGAGAGGATTCTGTAAAGCCTGGTGCCCATCTAACAGTGAAGAAAATTTTTGTTGGTGGTATTAAAGAAGATACAGAAGAATATAATTTGAGAGACTACTTTGAAAAGTATGGCAAAATTGAAACCATAGAAGTTATGGAAGACAGGCAGAGTGGAAAAAAGAGAGGATTTGCTTTTGTAACTTTTGATGATCATGATACAGTTGATAAAATTGTTGTTCAGAAATACCACACTATTAATGGGCATAATTGTGAAGTGAAAAAGGCCCTTTCTAAACAAGAGATGCAGTCTGCTGGGTCACAGAGAGGTCGTGGAGGTGGATCTGGCAATTTTATGGGTCGTGGAGGAAActttggaggtggtggaggtaATTTTGGCCGTGGTGGAAACTTTGGTGGAAGAGGAGGctatggtggtggaggtggtggtagCAGAGGTAGTTATGGAGGAGGTGATGGTGGATATAATGGATTTGGAGGTGATGGTGGCAACTATGGCAGTGGTCCTGGTTATAGTAGTAGAGGGGGCTATGGTGGTGGTGGACCAGGATATGGAAACCAAGGTGGTGGATATGGTGGCGGTGGTGGAGGATATGATGGCTACAATGAAGGAGGAAATTTTGGCGGTAACTATGGTGGTGGTGGGAACTATAATGATTTTGGAAATTATAGTGGACAACAGCAGTCAAATTATGGACCCATGAAAGGGGGCAGTTTTGGTGGAAGAAGCTCGGGCAGTCCCTATGGTGGTGGTTATGGATCTGGTGGTGGAAGTGGTGGATATGGTAGCAGAAGGTtctaa